In the genome of Corvus cornix cornix isolate S_Up_H32 chromosome 7, ASM73873v5, whole genome shotgun sequence, the window GCTTGCCTGCGGGATTGGgatttttccctgctggaaatCTGTTTCCTGCAACAAGTTCTTTAATTTGAAGCAAGAGTTTCTTCTAAAAATTGCCAATGTGACAACTGAAGATGCTTTTTGCACTTGGAgctatttgttttaaattggcTGTTAGACAAATCAAAGCTGAGGAATTTCAAATCTGCTTTGGAAGAGCTTTTTGGAGTTCAAGGATTTGTTCCCCTGCAGGTTAATGCTGGGCCTTCAACTTGGGCTGACCCCGTTTCCCTCTCCTTGGGAGCATCCCGAGCTTTTGGTGGGTGACAGATCACTGGGGGGGCATCACTGAAAGCCTCTCTGAGCTTTCTGAATAAGCCTGGATGactgcaggaagaggaaaagagcagttaatgaagatgttgtttgtgttccctgcagGGTCCCCTTATTACGACAACGTCCGCCCGCTCTCCTACCCGGACTCCGATGCTGTCCTGATCTGCTTTGACATCAGTCGGCCAGAAACCCTGGATAGTGTCCTAAAAAAGGCAAGTATTTGAGCAGTCCCTgagcatggagctgctggagaagctcATCTTTAAATCCCTGCAGTGGTGCTGTTCCTACACTGGAAACTTccactttgtttcttttaatggaGCGATGACAGGAGGGTGCTTTAATTTGAGGTCATTTGTTTGAAAGGGCTGGATGTTAATTGGAAACAAGAACTCACTAATGGACACTTGGGGCTGGAGAAAATCCTCAATCCTCAGCCCTGAGACAGCAAGGAATTGTTGAGGGTGGTGTGAGGTGCTGTAAGACATTGTCTGTCACGTGTTCCTGTAGCAGGATTGGGAAACTTTGCTGCGTTGTAGGGGTGGTTAAAAATTGTCTGCCGAGTGTTTGGACTTCTGCCATGGCCTTACATAATTTGTGAGGCTGACATTACAAGGAGCCAGTGACAAATGCCTCTGGAAGCCACCAGCAGTGGCACAGAAATGCAGCCCTGCCCCAAACCTCTCATGAGATCACTGATCCGAGCATGTGTCAGACTTCCCATGAGCTCAAACACGGAGTTTTCATAATCAGGCTCTGTGTTTGCAAGGTGGTCCTGGTCCTCTCCTTGGCTGCTGAGCATGAGTCGACTTCACAGTGGGTCTTGGGGCTTAATGACCtgaagttccttttttttctgaggctgGGGCCAGTGATTCTTGTCTCACTGGGGTAAAGTGGCTTACAATGCTCTGAACAGCCTACAAAAAACACTTCAGAACTGTTCTCTCTGTGCCAAAAAGAGTCCAGAACTGTGTTTTTTGTGCCCCTGCTAATGCTGGTTGCTTAATTCTGCAAGAGTTTTTTCTTAATATGATTTTAAACCCAAATGGTAGCCCTAAATTTTAGGGAATATCATCTGTTTGGTTTATGCTGTGAAGTTTTTTGCTTTGGGTTCTCAACGTAGCCTTGTGGAAAGGGTGAAAGGCAATGAATTTCTCCCAAGTTCTGTCTGAAGGGCTCGTTGCTGGTTCACTTTGGGCAGGTTTGTGTAGTTTTAGGTGTGAGAATGCAGCAGTAAACCCCCATGGAGCCCTGCTGACGTTGTGCTTGTacaggagctgcctctgcagccGTGTcttgaggagctgctgaaggtGGGGACACCAATTCTGcacctggctggggctgggtgtgagaaacagcagctctgcaaaccTTTGCTCATGTGGGTAAACAATCTCATTCCCTCCTGATTAGTAAGCCCGTGGAATTCACGAGTGTGTGAGATAGGAAGATTTCATCCTTGGCCAGGTTCTGCTGGAGCCGGTGCCTTCAAAAATTACCTTGAAGGCAAACACAACCATTACATAAAAATACTCCAGCAGGGAATGTCAGGACTTCTCAAACCTCTGCTTGCACCCATTGCTTCTTTGGGTTTAAACCTTCAACAACTTCTGAtttttccagtggaaaggtGAAATCCAGGAGTTCTGCCCCAACACCAAGATGCTTCTGGTGGGGTGCAAGTCGGACCTGCGCACTGATGTCAGCACGCTGGTGGAGCTCTCCAACCACAGGCAGACCCCCGTGTCCTACGACCAGGTAGGGGCCACctccttttttgttcttcaggGGGGAAGATCAACCTCTTTTCTGTCACTGGAGCCCTCATTGTGGCCAACTTCTCCCTCGTGATGCCACGAGTGCAGCCTGAAAGGCAGATTTGCACCTCTGGTGTGGGTGGAGATGGATTTAGAAGCTATTTAGGGCTAAAGGAAATCCTGCAGCCCCACaagaaatcataaaatcatcCCTTTAAACCTCAAAAATTGTTGCCTTTTTGCTTGCAAATTGCTTTTTAGGTGAGTTGTAAAAGAACTTCCTGCTTTTCTATGCCTGCATGCACCAAAGATGTGGCTGAAAGGTGACACATCCTGTTTATTCACTGACAAATTGGTAAAATTGCTGTCTGCAGACTTCAGATTTGAATAATGTTGGCTTGACTTTAGAATCATGACATTATATTGGAATCTAATCTGTCCCCAGCTCCTTAAAAAACACCTTGTCCCTCCCTCTGGAGGTGCAGCAAAGCCAGAAGGCATCTTCATTCTTGATGAGTTCTTTGCTCTTGGGGGAGTGAGAAATTCAGAGCCAGGCATGAGAGGAGCTGAGGTGAAAGGGAAAGGAATCAGGTCATGGGAGAGAGAGCAGGATGTAGGGAGCAGGGAAACTGGGCTCTGAGGTGAACTTCCCTTTATTACTCACATGTGTGTGATCATTCATGGCTGCTGAATCACGGTGCTGGTGGCAGCTACACCCTGTGGGAGGGACAGTGGCACCTCCACGAGTCACCTCAGTGTCTTtagcctgtgctggcagccagtTTGAGATGTTTCATCCCTCGTGTTTTccaaaccagcagctcctgatgTGGGGTTGCTAAGGATGCAGCATGTTTACATTGGAAAACGGCAGTACTTCAGTAAAATCCCCGAGTCGTTCCATGAGAGGGATCAAAAATCTGCTGgcaggtggatttttttccctggattcACAGCTCAGCCTGTACCCCCGAGGAGCAGGAGTCAGCTGAACACAAGGGACACACAGCTTCTTCTAAAAATCCCCTGGCCTGGCTAAGCCTCTGTGGGATCAGAGCTTTCCCATTCCTCTGAGCTCCCTCAGGAAGCGCTGAGAGGACGAGGACGTGCTGGTGacaccctgctccagcctcccagGGAGCTACACCTGAGCAAACATTGCTGAGGCTCAGCTCAGTACGAGCTGAGATGTTTAACTGTGGGGAGGGCTCATCCTACAAGCACCTGCTCCCTTATCAgcctctcccccttcccactgATAAGGTGGCTGCATCACTGCAGGGCAAACAGGAGGCTGCATCCCCAGGGATTGGTGCCATCAGcctggcactggagcaggcagcagcagctcagggataTGTGAGGAGCAGCACGTCAAGGATGTGGTTGGATTTCGTAACTTAGTAAAGATTCATccctcagaaagaaaattccctTGGAACAGCTCCCACTTTTGCACATAATGCTGTATTGTGTTCTGGTAGCAAAATCCACCTTGGGGTACTGGGCTGTTGTCATCTGTCACATGTTGGCTTGtttgccttgtgctgctggagcaaatATCCCTGCTTTGACTTCTTAAAGTCAAAAAAGATGGACTCCTACAACCCCTCatgtccttttctgttttttttccctgttccctATCAGGAAGTTGATAGAACTATCCCAGAGCACATTTCCCTAAGGACTTTGCCCTCTTCCTGGAGCTGTAACAGGGACTCTGTTCCAGGTCAGGAGCAGCTGGATATTCTTTAAGAGCACAGAATACATTTTGTCTTTGGAGATTTCAAGCTTCAGTCTGGAAGCTGCCAGATTTTCCAGGAAATTCCTGGATTCAGGTTATGGTGAAACTGCTGAACAGGCCCCACTCAGCCTCCCCTGGCTTTTCCCAGTTGTTTGCAGTCACTGAGCTGCTCTTCTCTCCCAGTTTGTGCTTATCAGCACAGGAGATAAGGCTTGGACACTCATTTAACTCCTCCTGGAAGGAaagctctgtttattttcccaaatcAGCTGTGGGAGCTTTGGGTTTTCCAGGGAAACAGCGCTGAGCTGGAATTGTGAGGCTTGCTCAGGCTCTCTGCACAACTTGGTATTGATCAcatgttcttttttcccctcagggTGCAAATATGGCCAAACAGATTGGAGCAGCCACATACATCGAATGCTCAGCCTTACAGTCAGAAAACAGTGTCAGAGACATTTTTCACGTCGCCACCCTGGCGTGtgtgaacaaaacaaacaaaaatgtgaaaCGAAACAAATCTCAGAGGGCCACAAAGCGAATTTCACACATGCCTGGCAGGCCAGAACTGTCCACAGTGGCCACGGACTTGAGAAAGGACAAAGCAAAGAGTTGCACGGTGATGTGAAGGAGCTGGGATtgcctggaggaggaggaggaggaggaagaagaggatcCAGGAGGGGTTGGAGCTCAATGAAGTCACAGCCACGGGGTGTTTAATGAGGGCTTTGCCAGTGCTTTCACGGAGGCTTCTCCTGTTGTGTGAGACTGTACTTAAGGactgagcagcaggaagaagaggCTCTGAGAGAGGCGGCATCAGGAATTTCTGTTGAAGACAATGCCaaaaaaatgataataaaagGGAAAACGTTTGAATGTgctgagagaggagagagagagtgaTTGGGAAAAGAACCCTGCAAAGGAGAGATGTCATGGACAGCGCTTGTTTCTTTTAGTAACGCCCTGCTCCTGGATGCCACCACTTTGATTTCATTCAAATAATactttaatgggatttttttttttttttaatgaagacgTTATTAATACGCCCTTCTCATTAAGGAACTATCCCCGTGACCTTAGAGTTGGTTTTCCAAAGGATatgatccctttttttttttttttttaagtagctgATTGTGAAAATGGAGAGGATACCGAGGCCTGTGTGTCACCTAGAGGAAAACCGGGGAGAAGTCTGGAGTTTTGCCTTCCTGATCCATGTTGGAGCATGTTGGGAATGAAGACAGCTGTTTGAGGATTCCCAGAATTTCCGTGGAAATGAGATGGATcaaatttgggggggggggagggggggtaCTGGGGGCAaaccagcccagcagggctctgACTCGGCTGTTCCTCTTTGTGGTTGTGCTGTGGAGTGGAAATGGTGCCCAGTCCTGCTGTTCTGTGTGGCCACGTTGCTGTAGGTTCAAGTGGAAGGTGCTGAGAGCTGTGATGGCAAATGATCCGTAGTTTTCCAGCCCTGATCATTCCTTAAGCCTTACTGCCCACCTGGGGAAGCCCCAAAACCCCCTGGGCttctcccaggagctggagagccCGTGGATCCCGGAGAAAGCTGCAGACAAGTGCTGTTCTGGGATGTggttacaaaagaaaaaaaagaaaataccccTCAAAAACCTGCAAATGAGCCAGCAGAGCCTTTTGTGATGCTCCTCATTTTGGGGAGGAAACGGGGTCTGAGGAACTGTGAGGCCTTAAGGGGTCCCCTGTGGGAATTGGATGCTGCCCTTAGTTTTAGGATTAACACGAAAGTGTCCAACCCCCAGCCCTGAAATGGGGTGAACTGGTTCAGTCCAAtccctttttgctgttgttacaCTGAATTAAATCAGCTTTTCCAGTGGTTTGCAACTCTTCCTGACCCACCCAACTTCTCCCAGAGGAAGGAGCCCAAAGCTCTGACCGGGCTGGTTGCTGCTTGTGGAGGACAAGCATTTCATTGCCAAGGGTGATGCTTCGTTTTTGAAGTGTTAAAAGCTCTGTTCACTCGTGCAAAGGTAAAGGTGAGCTCAGAATTCAAACTCGGTTCTGTGTGTTGCCAGCACTTTGTTTCATCtgagaaaagaagacaaaaaaaaaaaaaaaaatcccattcccATTCTGGTTAtttcccaccaaaaaaaaaaaaaaaaaaagacatttttgacCATAATAAGCTTTTAATTGATGCAACAGTGCTCTTAGGGCAGTATTACAAAATAGCTGGTAAGTGcttctttctgtatttaaatattgtgGAAAAAATAAGTTATAACTGTTATAAAGCAGGAcattcattactttttttttttttaattgttgaaGTCACTTTGTATGTTTGGTTAATGTTTCTGcagtatttattaaaatacctttttttttttttcctttgaattaaaaaaaaccaaaaaaaaggaattttcttgtGGTGGAAATCATTAATAATTGTGTGGTTTTGGGGCTTCACTGTGCTGAGCTCCAGGCCAGGAATGGCTGGGATTTAAACAGGAATCTTTCTCTTGCAACAGCCCCTTTTGGGCATTAAATTTCCCACTTTGCTGTGGGTTCCTTCTCCAAGTTGTTTCCCAAAAATGCCGGAGGCAGAGGAGCAAAGCAAACAAGTGGggttgctttgctttgcctctCAAGctgaattttcacattttcaaattcaGCTTTCAGGTTGTTCTTTGccagaaatgcagcaaaactcATTCCCAGCCGAGGGATGTTCCCGTTGCTGTCAGCGCTGGGAGTTCCTTGGGATTCCGAGTTGTCCTGCCCGGCGTGAGGCTCCTGTGGGacacagaagctgcagctcaTCCTCCCCTCCCAAGGGCTTCTCCCGCTGTCAGTCCAGGCAGGAAAGCTTGGAATTGTCTCCCTGTGCCACTCTCCATCTCAGAATTCCCAGCAGTTGTTCCTTGGCACTGCCCTGATGGTTCTTTGCTGCTCCTGAcaacccagcagctctgcaggtgctgtAATTGATGAGTGAGGGGTTAATTAATTAGTTACCCTCCTGCCCAAACCCTCCCTGTCATTGCCACCTTTGGTTTGAGCCTTGGTGTCTCCACCTGTGCCAGGCTGAGGAGCCCTTGGCTGCTGGGTTTAAGCAGAGCTCGTGGGTCACTGGTCCAGAGTCAGCAGGAACAGATCCCCTCATTGCTCCTCGGAATCCCTTTCCATAAAGGATAGTTCCCAGTTCGTGGTTCCTCTTGGAGGGTTTTTGGCACCTTTATCAGAGCTGCAAACGCTGGAGGAGCAGTTGGGCcactcttccttcctcctcatggTGCTTTTGTCTTCATCCCAGCCCCTGTGGTCCCaccccaggctcctgctgcttttcctgggatttcAGCCCAGCTTGGCAGGGCAGGAAATCCTGCACGAGCTGCAAACCTCCTCCTGGGCTTTGTGGATCCTCTGCTCCCTCCgagctgctgttcccaggctcctgctgagACTGAGGAATAGGAAtgttccttcctgctgcctccagttTTGCTTTTGAGATCCCCCAAATTCTGTAGGAGTTTTTGACCCTTCTGATGTTTCCTGGTGCTCCTGGGTCACTCCCAAGAGTGGCGTGGTCGCAGCTCAAATGGGATGGATTAGGAAGGTGCTGTTAAAGGACTCTTAAACCGTCTCCAGAAAGGAGATAAAACCAGACTTAATGGTCCAGAGTTGGGCTGTTTGATGGATATTTTGGGGTTGTTCCACCCAGACTGGTGGTGCTTAAAGCTCTGTGGTTATTTTGGGACTCAGTAGTGGAGTTTGGTGGATTTGGGGTCAAGTGCTGGCATTTCTTTGCCTCATCCTCACGTAGCCTCTCCTAAGAGAGGGATTATTTGCTGAAAATCAAGTAAATATTAATTCTCAGCTCATTTGGTTTCTTCCAACCAAACTCCTTTCCTAAAACAAAAGATTAATAACCTTTTTTTCCAGGGATTCTCCATCTCATCCCACTCTTGTGCCAGCCTTCCTGAAAAAGCTCTGGAGAGgct includes:
- the RND3 gene encoding rho-related GTP-binding protein RhoE, with the protein product MKERRASQKLSSKAVMDPNQNVKCKIVVVGDSQCGKTALLHVFAKDCFPESYVPTVFENYTASFEIDTQRIELSLWDTSGSPYYDNVRPLSYPDSDAVLICFDISRPETLDSVLKKWKGEIQEFCPNTKMLLVGCKSDLRTDVSTLVELSNHRQTPVSYDQGANMAKQIGAATYIECSALQSENSVRDIFHVATLACVNKTNKNVKRNKSQRATKRISHMPGRPELSTVATDLRKDKAKSCTVM